The Stratiformator vulcanicus genome has a segment encoding these proteins:
- the groL gene encoding chaperonin GroEL (60 kDa chaperone family; promotes refolding of misfolded polypeptides especially under stressful conditions; forms two stacked rings of heptamers to form a barrel-shaped 14mer; ends can be capped by GroES; misfolded proteins enter the barrel where they are refolded when GroES binds), whose product MAKLLEFDEDARKSLLAGVTKLARAVKSTLGPRGRNAVLDKGWGAPKVTKDGVTVAEDIELEDPFENMGVQLVKEVASKTNDVAGDGTTTATVLAEALFRESQRYLAAGADATQLSRGAFKAVDAVIEELKKMAKPVDAKDRKAIETVATIAGNNDKTIGKTLADAFIKVGKDGVVTVEEGRGTETSVDIVEGMEFDRGFLSPHFVTNEDDQRVELDNCKILIFEEKISNAKNLVPLLEEISKSGAPLLIIAEDVEGEALATLVVNKLRGILKIVAVKAPGYGDRRKAMMEDIAILTGGKAIFKDLGIKLDGVTMAELGTAKKVRIDSGKTRIISGGGSKGDIDGRANQIRREIEETDSDYDREKLEERLAKLAGGVAQINVGAATETEMKERKDLIEDAYNATKAALEEGIVPGGGVALLRCSKALDKLKLKGDEALGIGLIKGVLEMPLRTIAQNAGQDGSVVANRVRKNGEDSYGYDALNDNYCDLVEAGVVDPTKVVRTTLQNALSVASLLMTTDSIIVEAPSDEEEGGHDHDHDMGGMGGMGGGMPGMGGMGGMGGMPGMM is encoded by the coding sequence ACGCTCGGCCCCCGCGGTCGCAACGCGGTGCTCGACAAAGGCTGGGGTGCTCCCAAGGTGACCAAGGACGGCGTGACCGTCGCCGAGGACATCGAACTGGAAGACCCCTTCGAAAACATGGGTGTCCAGCTCGTGAAGGAAGTCGCCTCCAAGACGAACGATGTCGCCGGAGACGGCACCACGACGGCAACCGTGCTCGCCGAAGCGTTGTTCCGGGAATCGCAGCGGTATCTCGCCGCCGGGGCCGACGCCACGCAGCTTTCCCGCGGGGCCTTCAAAGCGGTCGACGCGGTGATCGAAGAGCTGAAGAAGATGGCCAAGCCGGTCGACGCCAAAGACCGCAAAGCGATCGAAACCGTTGCCACGATTGCCGGTAACAACGACAAGACGATCGGCAAAACGCTGGCCGACGCCTTCATCAAAGTCGGTAAGGATGGCGTCGTCACGGTCGAAGAAGGCCGTGGCACCGAGACCTCCGTCGATATCGTCGAGGGAATGGAATTCGATCGCGGATTCCTCTCACCCCACTTCGTTACCAACGAAGACGACCAGCGGGTCGAACTCGATAACTGCAAAATCCTGATCTTCGAAGAGAAGATTTCGAACGCGAAGAACCTCGTTCCGTTGCTCGAAGAAATCTCGAAGTCGGGAGCGCCGCTGCTGATCATCGCCGAAGATGTCGAAGGCGAAGCCCTTGCAACACTCGTCGTGAACAAGCTCCGCGGCATCCTTAAAATCGTCGCTGTGAAGGCTCCCGGTTACGGCGATCGCCGCAAGGCCATGATGGAAGACATCGCGATCCTCACCGGCGGCAAGGCGATCTTCAAAGACCTCGGCATCAAGCTCGACGGCGTCACGATGGCCGAACTCGGTACCGCCAAGAAGGTCCGGATTGATTCGGGCAAGACCCGCATTATCTCCGGCGGCGGTTCGAAAGGCGACATCGACGGTCGTGCCAACCAGATTCGCCGTGAGATCGAAGAAACCGACAGCGATTACGATCGCGAAAAGCTCGAAGAGCGTCTCGCGAAACTCGCCGGCGGCGTGGCTCAGATCAACGTCGGAGCCGCGACAGAAACGGAAATGAAAGAGCGTAAGGATCTCATTGAGGATGCTTACAACGCGACAAAAGCTGCGTTGGAAGAAGGCATTGTCCCCGGCGGTGGCGTGGCCTTGCTCCGCTGCAGCAAGGCGCTCGACAAGTTGAAGCTCAAAGGCGACGAAGCCCTGGGCATCGGACTGATCAAAGGCGTGCTTGAAATGCCGCTGCGGACGATCGCCCAGAACGCCGGGCAGGACGGCTCGGTCGTTGCCAATCGCGTTCGCAAGAATGGTGAAGACAGCTACGGCTATGACGCCCTGAACGACAACTACTGCGATCTCGTCGAAGCCGGCGTTGTCGACCCGACGAAAGTCGTTCGCACCACGCTGCAGAATGCCCTCTCTGTGGCATCGCTCCTCATGACGACCGATTCGATCATCGTCGAAGCTCCGTCGGATGAGGAAGAAGGCGGCCACGACCATGACCACGACATGGGCGGAATGGGTGGCATGGGCGGCGGCATGCCGGGTATGGGCGGCATGGGTGGAATGGGCGGCATGCCCGGAATGATGTAG
- the groES gene encoding co-chaperone GroES has translation MKLNPLDDRVVVEPLEAEDVTAGGIVLPDSAKEKPQRGKVVAVGPGKLLDSGERSDIGVTVGDEVLFGKYGGTEIEVEGTEVKILRESDILAKVVA, from the coding sequence ATGAAACTGAATCCGCTTGATGATCGTGTCGTTGTCGAACCGCTCGAAGCCGAAGACGTGACCGCCGGAGGCATCGTGCTGCCCGATTCGGCCAAAGAAAAGCCGCAACGTGGCAAGGTCGTCGCTGTTGGTCCGGGCAAATTGCTCGATTCCGGCGAGCGTTCTGACATCGGCGTGACGGTCGGCGACGAAGTTCTGTTCGGCAAGTACGGCGGAACCGAAATCGAAGTCGAAGGCACCGAAGTCAAGATTCTTCGCGAATCAGACATCCTCGCCAAGGTCGTCGCGTAG
- the groL gene encoding chaperonin GroEL (60 kDa chaperone family; promotes refolding of misfolded polypeptides especially under stressful conditions; forms two stacked rings of heptamers to form a barrel-shaped 14mer; ends can be capped by GroES; misfolded proteins enter the barrel where they are refolded when GroES binds) translates to MAKQLLFDDRARIKLQKGIRTLADAVAVTMGPTGRNVIIDKSFGNPTVTKDGVTVSKEVELEDPYEHMGAKLVNEVATKTSDTAGDGTTTATVLARAIFEEGLRGITMGANPTIVRRGIDKAVDAAIAKLEEMSVPVKDKSQIAQVGAISANNDDEIGAMLADAMEKVGRDGVITVEEGKTSSTTLELAEGMQFDKGYLSPYFVTDADTMSSVLEDCYILIHEKKVSNLRDFIPLLEKISQSGRPLLIIAEDVEGEALTAIVVNKLRGTLNVCAVKAPGFGERRKAMLGDIATLTGGTLLSEDLGLKLENVELEQLGRAKKVEVTKDQCTIIEGGGDQDAVKNRVAQIRKAIEDTDSEYDREKFQERLAKLTGGVAIISVGAATEAEMKQTKARMEDALHATRAAVEEGILPGGGVALLRCIEAVKGVKAKGDEKIGVHIIARALTAPIRQIAENGGKDGAVIADEVLEQSGNYGYNAKTGEYGDLFEQGVIDPAKVVKSALTNAASISGLLLTTDVLVTKTDEDDKDHHHDVEGSVR, encoded by the coding sequence ATGGCCAAGCAGTTACTATTTGATGACCGTGCCCGCATTAAATTGCAAAAGGGCATTCGCACCCTGGCCGATGCGGTCGCGGTCACGATGGGGCCGACCGGTCGCAACGTGATCATCGACAAGTCCTTCGGCAACCCCACCGTCACGAAAGACGGTGTCACGGTTAGTAAGGAAGTCGAACTCGAAGACCCTTACGAGCACATGGGGGCAAAGCTCGTCAACGAGGTCGCCACCAAGACCAGCGACACCGCCGGTGACGGCACCACGACGGCGACCGTTCTCGCCCGGGCGATCTTCGAAGAAGGTCTCCGCGGCATCACGATGGGAGCCAACCCGACGATCGTCCGCCGCGGCATCGACAAAGCCGTTGACGCGGCGATCGCCAAGCTCGAAGAAATGTCGGTCCCTGTGAAGGACAAGTCGCAGATCGCCCAGGTCGGTGCGATCTCGGCTAACAACGATGACGAGATCGGCGCCATGCTCGCCGACGCGATGGAGAAGGTCGGCCGCGACGGGGTCATCACCGTCGAAGAAGGCAAGACGAGCAGCACCACGCTCGAACTTGCCGAGGGGATGCAGTTCGACAAGGGCTATCTGTCGCCCTACTTCGTGACCGATGCCGACACCATGTCGTCGGTCTTGGAAGACTGCTATATCCTGATCCACGAGAAGAAAGTCTCGAACCTGCGGGACTTCATTCCGCTGCTTGAGAAGATTTCTCAATCGGGCAGGCCCCTCTTAATTATTGCCGAAGACGTCGAGGGCGAAGCGCTCACGGCGATCGTCGTCAATAAGCTTCGCGGCACTTTAAATGTCTGTGCGGTCAAGGCACCGGGCTTCGGCGAACGCCGTAAGGCCATGCTGGGCGATATCGCCACACTGACCGGCGGCACCCTGCTCTCCGAAGACCTCGGCCTCAAGCTCGAAAATGTCGAACTCGAGCAGCTCGGCCGGGCAAAGAAGGTCGAAGTCACCAAGGATCAATGCACCATCATTGAAGGTGGCGGCGATCAGGACGCCGTTAAGAATCGCGTCGCTCAGATCCGCAAGGCGATTGAAGACACCGACAGTGAGTACGATCGCGAGAAGTTCCAGGAACGCCTCGCTAAGCTCACCGGCGGCGTCGCGATCATCTCGGTTGGTGCGGCCACCGAAGCTGAGATGAAGCAGACCAAAGCCCGCATGGAAGACGCCCTGCACGCCACCCGCGCTGCGGTCGAAGAGGGTATCCTGCCGGGCGGCGGCGTCGCGCTGCTTCGCTGCATTGAAGCGGTCAAAGGGGTGAAGGCGAAAGGGGACGAGAAGATCGGCGTCCACATCATCGCCCGCGCCCTGACGGCTCCCATCCGCCAGATCGCCGAAAACGGCGGCAAGGATGGAGCGGTCATCGCCGACGAAGTGCTGGAGCAATCAGGCAACTACGGGTACAACGCCAAGACCGGCGAATACGGCGACCTGTTCGAACAGGGCGTCATCGACCCGGCCAAGGTCGTTAAGAGTGCCCTGACCAACGCCGCCAGCATTTCCGGCCTCCTGCTAACCACCGACGTCCTCGTCACCAAGACCGACGAAGACGACAAAGACCACCACCACGACGTCGAAGGATCGGTGCGTTAA
- a CDS encoding REP-associated tyrosine transposase yields MKRRHRRNYNEPGHAHELTFSCFRGLPLLAKDRARQWLAESIDEARQKHDFDLWAYVFMPEHVHLIIHPRNDEYDIAVIRRTIKSPVARKAIDYLEQTKSPFLRRLTRKRGVKSERCFWQSGGGYDRNITEAKALEKMIDYIHLNPVRRELCLLATDWEWSSVNFHVHGTQGQLKVDSIPPDWTA; encoded by the coding sequence ATGAAGCGGCGTCATCGGAGGAACTACAATGAACCGGGGCATGCCCATGAACTAACATTTTCGTGCTTCCGGGGACTGCCACTGCTCGCGAAAGATCGAGCGCGACAGTGGCTTGCCGAATCCATTGACGAGGCCCGGCAGAAACACGACTTCGATCTTTGGGCGTACGTGTTCATGCCGGAGCACGTGCATCTCATCATTCATCCACGAAATGACGAGTACGATATTGCGGTCATCCGCCGGACTATCAAGTCGCCGGTCGCCCGAAAGGCGATCGATTACCTCGAACAGACAAAGTCGCCGTTCCTCCGGCGACTGACTCGAAAACGGGGTGTAAAGTCTGAACGATGTTTCTGGCAGTCGGGCGGCGGATACGATCGAAACATTACAGAGGCGAAAGCGCTGGAGAAAATGATCGACTACATTCATCTGAATCCAGTACGACGCGAACTGTGCCTACTTGCGACGGATTGGGAATGGTCGAGCGTGAACTTCCATGTGCATGGCACGCAAGGACAACTCAAAGTCGATTCCATCCCCCCAGACTGGACCGCATGA
- the dnaJ gene encoding molecular chaperone DnaJ: MATDKRDYYEVLGVSKSATVVEIKKSYKKLALKFHPDRNPGDEEAVVQFKEAAEAFEVLADEDKRARYDRFGHEGLRGAGGGGFQDVDDIFGAFGDLFESFGFGGGRRGTRVRRGQSLRAQVTIDLLEAAGGVERDLEIRRSKLCGTCDGSGAKPGSQPETCSYCGGAGQVVQSQGFFRMQTTCPGCRGEGRIVRDKCQACGGAGFEREKVTLNVKIPGGVDNGMQLCLRGEGDPGPQGGPRGDLYVDIRVKEHPLFQREGQHLTCQLPITYTQAALGTEIDIPTISGKQSLKIPAGTQPDETFRIRGEGMPDPHGGPKGDLYVHLKLEVPKKLDATQEKLLRELAETEQSNVSAHRKSFFESLYDYFAGHEEEEEEK; encoded by the coding sequence ATGGCGACAGATAAACGTGACTATTACGAAGTGCTCGGCGTCTCGAAATCGGCGACGGTCGTCGAGATTAAGAAGTCGTATAAGAAGCTCGCGCTGAAGTTCCATCCCGACCGCAATCCGGGGGATGAAGAAGCCGTCGTGCAGTTTAAAGAGGCCGCCGAGGCGTTTGAGGTCCTCGCCGACGAGGACAAGCGCGCCCGTTACGACCGGTTCGGACATGAGGGTCTGCGAGGAGCCGGCGGAGGCGGCTTTCAGGACGTCGACGATATCTTCGGTGCGTTCGGCGACCTGTTTGAGAGCTTCGGTTTCGGCGGCGGGCGGCGCGGCACGCGCGTACGGCGGGGTCAATCGTTAAGAGCTCAGGTCACGATCGACCTGTTGGAAGCAGCCGGGGGCGTCGAGCGCGACCTCGAAATTCGCCGCTCCAAACTATGCGGCACCTGTGATGGCAGCGGAGCCAAACCCGGTTCGCAGCCGGAAACCTGCTCTTATTGCGGCGGGGCCGGTCAGGTCGTGCAGTCGCAGGGCTTCTTCCGGATGCAGACGACCTGCCCCGGTTGCCGCGGCGAGGGGAGGATCGTCCGCGACAAATGCCAGGCGTGCGGCGGAGCGGGGTTCGAGAGGGAAAAGGTCACGCTGAACGTGAAGATTCCCGGCGGCGTCGACAACGGAATGCAACTTTGCCTGAGGGGCGAAGGCGATCCCGGTCCGCAGGGCGGGCCGCGCGGCGATTTGTACGTCGACATCCGGGTGAAAGAGCATCCGTTGTTTCAGCGGGAAGGTCAGCACCTGACCTGTCAGCTGCCGATCACCTACACGCAGGCGGCGCTCGGCACGGAGATTGACATTCCGACGATCAGCGGCAAGCAGTCGCTCAAAATTCCGGCCGGGACGCAGCCTGATGAAACCTTTCGCATTCGTGGCGAAGGGATGCCCGATCCGCACGGCGGACCCAAGGGTGACCTGTACGTGCACCTGAAATTAGAAGTCCCGAAGAAACTCGATGCGACGCAGGAGAAACTGCTTCGCGAGTTGGCCGAGACCGAACAATCGAACGTCAGCGCCCACCGTAAAAGTTTCTTCGAAAGCCTTTACGATTACTTTGCCGGGCACGAAGAAGAAGAGGAAGAGAAATAA
- the grpE gene encoding nucleotide exchange factor GrpE gives MPDNEELRPENQQRPDEMKAEVVSDSAADSEAGSPEEDGSRMGLEDQLEAARAERDEAKDKYVRAHAEFDNFRKRIERERADEYKYRSLGVARDVLPALDNLRRALEAAEKTGNVEELVQGVEMVSRQFEDALKLHGIERIAAEGRKFDPNLHEALTQVPSPDHEPMTVLQEVEPGYKLHDRVIRPSKVVVVANPS, from the coding sequence ATGCCCGATAACGAAGAATTAAGACCCGAAAACCAGCAGCGGCCCGATGAAATGAAGGCCGAGGTCGTCAGCGATTCTGCCGCCGATTCCGAAGCCGGCTCGCCGGAAGAGGACGGTAGTCGCATGGGACTCGAAGACCAGCTCGAAGCCGCCCGTGCGGAGCGCGATGAAGCGAAGGATAAGTACGTTCGCGCCCATGCGGAATTCGACAATTTTCGCAAGCGGATCGAGCGGGAACGGGCTGACGAATATAAATATCGCTCGCTCGGCGTCGCCCGTGATGTGTTACCAGCCTTGGACAACTTGCGACGGGCACTGGAGGCGGCGGAGAAGACCGGCAATGTCGAAGAGTTGGTGCAGGGGGTCGAAATGGTGTCGCGGCAATTTGAAGATGCACTCAAACTGCACGGCATCGAGCGAATTGCCGCCGAGGGCCGAAAGTTCGATCCCAATTTGCACGAAGCGCTCACCCAGGTGCCGTCGCCCGATCACGAGCCGATGACCGTCCTGCAGGAAGTCGAACCCGGTTATAAACTTCACGATCGCGTGATCCGCCCCAGCAAAGTCGTGGTCGTCGCGAATCCCTCATAA
- a CDS encoding FmdB family zinc ribbon protein — MPTYDYRCKACEHEWELFQSIKANPIRKCPECGKLKAERVIGTGGGIIFKGSGFYKTDYRSDSYKNAAKADKPASESKSESKGDSGKKNSSGSKNSSD, encoded by the coding sequence ATGCCGACTTACGATTATCGCTGCAAAGCTTGCGAGCACGAATGGGAGCTCTTTCAGAGCATTAAGGCCAACCCGATCCGGAAGTGTCCGGAATGCGGCAAGCTGAAAGCCGAGCGGGTCATTGGCACCGGCGGGGGGATCATCTTCAAGGGGTCGGGCTTTTATAAGACCGATTACCGCAGCGACTCTTACAAGAACGCGGCCAAGGCCGACAAGCCGGCAAGTGAGTCGAAATCGGAATCCAAAGGCGATTCCGGCAAGAAGAACTCCTCCGGGTCAAAGAACTCGTCCGATTGA
- a CDS encoding DNA gyrase inhibitor YacG, producing MIRPQTCPICKTELPPEAATRSKWFPFCGERCRNVDLARWSDGRYAIVDDLSPDQIVDELEKQGIDVEDLLDDENLTDF from the coding sequence ATGATCCGCCCCCAGACCTGTCCGATTTGTAAAACCGAGCTTCCGCCCGAGGCGGCGACGCGCTCGAAATGGTTCCCCTTCTGCGGCGAACGGTGCCGCAACGTTGATCTCGCGCGGTGGTCTGACGGACGCTATGCGATCGTTGACGACCTTTCGCCCGATCAGATTGTCGACGAACTGGAGAAGCAGGGCATCGATGTCGAGGATTTGCTCGACGATGAAAACCTCACCGATTTTTAG
- the crcB gene encoding fluoride efflux transporter CrcB: MPQNFPLALLAVGFGGAVGAIARFLVSLWARRLFPDYAPLGTLLVNVVGCLLIGYLGTLAMRSQLSPELKLLLVTGGLGSLTTFSTFGYETLEYVTDFKRWDLAALNVALNLLLGLAAVAAGRQIALWSTAG, translated from the coding sequence TTGCCTCAGAATTTTCCTCTCGCGCTCCTCGCCGTTGGTTTTGGCGGTGCTGTCGGGGCGATCGCGCGATTTCTCGTCTCACTGTGGGCTCGCCGGTTGTTCCCGGACTACGCGCCACTGGGGACTTTGCTCGTCAACGTGGTCGGCTGCCTGCTGATCGGCTATCTCGGAACGCTGGCAATGCGGTCGCAATTGTCGCCCGAGTTAAAGCTCCTGCTGGTAACCGGCGGGCTCGGTTCGCTGACGACGTTTTCCACCTTCGGCTACGAGACGTTGGAATACGTCACCGATTTCAAGCGATGGGACCTCGCGGCTTTGAACGTCGCGCTGAATCTGCTCTTGGGTCTCGCCGCCGTGGCAGCGGGTCGGCAAATCGCACTCTGGTCGACCGCGGGATAG
- a CDS encoding outer membrane protein assembly factor BamB family protein — MGKQPHVLMNSRGLSSGAVIASILCIGLSTALATEWSGFRGGKTAPSSSDASPPIEWSDESGVAWKAKLPGEGFSGPIVTKDLVVVTGNSGYGNDRLHVVAFDRSTGEERWHRQFWATGRTTTHREMRVATPTPVTDGERIFAFYSSNDLIGLDLDGNLLWYRGLTYDFPNASNSLGMSSSPVLSDGVLIAQVENDAESFAVGVDPTDGTTRWKIDRPRKANWSSPLVIPGTAQTPELVILQSGDRVDAIEPKTGTTVWSLDSGASSISSAALVEDVVILPQSGLTAYRLAPDHRSVSELWQSSKLSPSTMSPVVYKDRVYIINRSGVLTCGNLETGKVEWQIRAGSSAWGTPVVASDRLYIPGKDGVVRVVDLSGSKGEIVAENDLGENIHSSPALGDDAIYFRTDSTLWKIAD; from the coding sequence ATGGGCAAGCAACCTCACGTCCTGATGAACAGCCGCGGCCTAAGCAGTGGCGCAGTCATAGCATCAATTCTCTGCATCGGATTGTCGACAGCGCTCGCGACCGAGTGGAGCGGGTTTCGTGGCGGTAAAACCGCGCCGTCGAGCAGCGACGCCAGCCCGCCGATCGAATGGTCGGACGAATCGGGAGTCGCGTGGAAAGCAAAGTTGCCGGGAGAAGGCTTCTCCGGTCCGATCGTGACCAAAGACTTGGTCGTCGTGACCGGCAACAGCGGATACGGCAACGACCGCCTGCACGTCGTCGCGTTCGATCGCTCAACGGGAGAAGAGCGCTGGCACCGTCAATTTTGGGCGACCGGCCGCACGACGACGCACCGGGAAATGCGGGTTGCCACACCGACGCCCGTCACCGACGGAGAACGCATTTTCGCGTTCTATTCCAGCAACGATTTGATCGGTCTCGACCTCGACGGCAATCTGCTGTGGTATCGCGGCCTCACCTATGACTTCCCGAATGCGAGCAACAGCCTCGGGATGTCTTCTTCTCCCGTATTGTCGGACGGCGTGCTCATCGCCCAAGTGGAGAACGATGCCGAGTCTTTTGCGGTCGGTGTCGACCCGACGGATGGCACGACGCGGTGGAAGATTGATCGGCCCCGAAAAGCAAACTGGTCGTCCCCCCTGGTTATTCCCGGAACAGCACAGACGCCGGAGCTTGTCATTCTTCAATCAGGAGACCGGGTCGACGCGATCGAGCCGAAGACCGGAACGACCGTCTGGTCTCTCGACAGCGGTGCGTCTTCGATCTCCTCGGCAGCGCTGGTCGAAGATGTCGTGATCTTGCCGCAGTCGGGGCTGACGGCCTACCGGCTCGCCCCCGACCACCGCTCGGTCTCAGAATTGTGGCAAAGCTCGAAACTCTCTCCCTCGACGATGAGTCCCGTCGTCTACAAAGATCGCGTCTACATCATCAACCGCTCCGGCGTATTGACGTGCGGCAATCTGGAGACCGGCAAAGTGGAATGGCAGATTCGCGCCGGGTCTTCGGCTTGGGGAACGCCCGTCGTCGCTTCCGATCGGCTCTATATCCCCGGGAAGGACGGTGTGGTGCGCGTCGTTGACCTGAGCGGGTCGAAGGGCGAGATCGTCGCCGAAAACGATCTCGGCGAGAACATCCACAGTTCGCCCGCGCTCGGTGACGATGCGATCTACTTCCGCACCGATTCAACGCTGTGGAAGATCGCCGACTGA
- a CDS encoding DUF1207 domain-containing protein, which translates to MGAPEWSFADDGADPFLSTEFDGGVQYASHTDIGGDAEPSWLEPIPTQSPDESAPEPVFSTDVAPASGYHSPYTAPASSNAALCDDCCYRWHLLPEQVLFKPYIAGIRTPRMAAEIVHDYVSGENYFDSALGGTVGVWRYGTGGLRPDGWQMDVSAAAFLRQNASQELDVDAVDFRVRVPITYRQGSTAFQFGYDHISSHAGDEFLKRNPGFVRLNYLRDSLIFAIRQDLTDDLNVYAEIDYAVNFDIAEPWVFQFGAEYSPFLEHGWNGAPVVAVNTQLREDLDFDPSISVIAGWQWLSPETDNIIRLGLRYYRGYSQQYSFFNQREELLGVGLYYDF; encoded by the coding sequence TTGGGAGCTCCCGAATGGAGCTTTGCGGACGACGGCGCTGATCCGTTTCTCTCAACGGAATTCGACGGCGGCGTCCAATACGCCAGTCATACCGATATCGGTGGCGATGCCGAGCCCTCCTGGCTTGAGCCGATCCCGACTCAGTCGCCTGACGAATCAGCCCCGGAGCCGGTTTTCTCAACCGATGTCGCCCCGGCCTCCGGATATCACTCGCCCTACACCGCGCCCGCGTCTAGCAATGCCGCGCTCTGCGATGACTGCTGCTATCGCTGGCATTTGCTGCCCGAGCAGGTCCTGTTCAAACCGTACATTGCGGGCATCCGCACGCCGCGAATGGCCGCGGAAATTGTGCACGATTACGTCTCGGGCGAAAACTACTTTGACTCCGCCCTCGGCGGCACGGTCGGAGTGTGGCGTTATGGAACCGGCGGACTACGGCCCGACGGCTGGCAGATGGATGTCTCCGCGGCGGCCTTCTTGCGTCAGAACGCATCGCAGGAACTCGACGTCGACGCGGTCGACTTTCGTGTGCGAGTGCCGATCACCTACCGCCAAGGCTCCACCGCGTTCCAATTCGGCTACGATCACATCAGCTCTCATGCGGGCGATGAGTTTCTTAAGCGCAATCCCGGCTTCGTGCGGCTCAACTATCTGCGTGATTCCCTGATTTTCGCGATTCGGCAGGATTTGACCGACGATCTGAACGTCTACGCCGAAATCGATTACGCCGTGAATTTCGACATTGCCGAGCCTTGGGTGTTTCAATTCGGAGCGGAGTACTCGCCCTTCTTGGAGCACGGGTGGAACGGGGCACCGGTCGTCGCCGTTAACACGCAACTTCGCGAAGATCTCGACTTCGATCCGAGCATCAGCGTCATCGCCGGCTGGCAATGGCTCAGCCCGGAGACCGACAATATTATCCGGCTCGGCCTCCGCTACTACCGCGGCTACTCGCAGCAATATTCGTTCTTCAATCAGCGCGAAGAACTGCTCGGCGTGGGGCTCTACTACGACTTCTAA